In a single window of the Ramlibacter agri genome:
- a CDS encoding 3-isopropylmalate dehydratase, which translates to MSDKDQHKVWRLGADIDTDQLAPGAYMKLGIDGIAPHCLEVVRPEFAAAVRQGDVIAAGPNFGIGSSREQAAGALVQLGVRAVIAPSFSGLFFRNAFNLGLLLLTCKEAEQLNEGEQVTLDLQQMQVVTANGRQLACDPIPDFLLDMVQAGGLMNTLRRRLQQSPSTRAAS; encoded by the coding sequence ATGAGCGACAAGGACCAGCACAAGGTCTGGCGCCTGGGCGCCGACATCGACACCGACCAGCTCGCCCCCGGCGCGTACATGAAGCTGGGCATCGACGGCATTGCGCCGCATTGCCTGGAGGTCGTGCGCCCCGAGTTCGCAGCCGCGGTTCGGCAAGGTGATGTCATCGCCGCCGGCCCCAACTTCGGCATCGGTTCCTCGCGCGAGCAAGCCGCCGGCGCACTGGTGCAACTGGGCGTGCGCGCGGTGATCGCCCCCAGCTTCAGCGGCCTGTTCTTCCGCAACGCCTTCAACCTCGGACTGCTCTTGCTGACCTGCAAGGAAGCAGAACAACTGAACGAAGGCGAACAGGTCACGCTCGACCTGCAGCAGATGCAGGTCGTAACCGCAAATGGTCGGCAACTGGCCTGCGACCCCATCCCCGATTTCCTGCTCGACATGGTGCAGGCGGGTGGCCTGATGAACACGTTGCGGCGCCGCCTGCAGCAGTCTCCCTCGACCCGAGCCGCATCATGA
- a CDS encoding aconitase family protein, with the protein GVLLDAGAELLPTACGACSGYGGSIPDGANVVATTARNFKGRMGSATAQVYLASPYTVAASALRGRITDPREVLA; encoded by the coding sequence GGGCGTGCTGCTGGACGCGGGAGCCGAACTGCTCCCCACAGCCTGCGGTGCCTGCTCCGGCTACGGCGGCAGCATCCCGGACGGCGCCAACGTGGTGGCGACCACCGCGCGCAACTTCAAGGGCCGCATGGGCTCGGCGACCGCGCAGGTCTACCTGGCCTCGCCGTACACGGTGGCAGCCTCCGCGCTGCGAGGCCGCATCACCGACCCGCGCGAGGTGCTGGCATGA
- a CDS encoding FAD-dependent oxidoreductase, with the protein MSKSPAPSLVRNQPLPEGTPHVPVVIVGAGACGLTTAIRLRDAGMDCVLLERDQVPQGSTALSSGFIPAAGTRLQQSKGIEDSQALFAEDVVAKTHGEAAPHLVQAYTRAVPQAIDSLEAHGIVFEVLEGFLYPGHRALRMHAVPQRTGAALVAALERTATAAGADILTEALVRELWLDGDRIAGIGYVRPDGGMEHIACDEVVLACNGFGGNQEMVRELLPEMANADYGGHVGNDGTAIAWGKQLGARLADLRAYQGHGSWVIPQGALMTWAVIMEGGVQINGEGKRFHDETHGYSEAAVHVLHQPGRVAWNVFDEPLLALARTFPDFVEAEKAGALRTAQNEDELAKLLGCDPRALRETLAGVAAGRTDAFGRSFKRALAAPFHAVKVTGALFHTQGGLDIDEQCRVLRTDGTPLPNLVAAGGAARGVSGNDVSGYLSGNGLLSAVGGGWVAAGTVIDRLKA; encoded by the coding sequence ATGAGCAAGTCCCCCGCACCCAGCCTCGTCCGCAACCAGCCGCTGCCCGAAGGCACGCCGCACGTGCCGGTGGTGATCGTCGGCGCCGGCGCCTGCGGCCTCACGACCGCCATCCGCTTGCGCGACGCCGGCATGGACTGCGTGCTGCTGGAACGCGACCAGGTGCCGCAAGGTTCCACCGCGCTGTCCTCGGGTTTCATTCCCGCTGCCGGCACGCGGCTGCAGCAATCCAAGGGCATCGAGGACTCGCAGGCGCTGTTCGCCGAAGACGTGGTCGCGAAGACCCACGGCGAGGCCGCGCCGCACCTGGTGCAGGCCTACACCCGCGCCGTGCCGCAGGCGATCGACTCGCTGGAAGCGCATGGCATCGTCTTCGAAGTGCTGGAAGGCTTCCTTTACCCCGGCCACCGTGCGCTGCGCATGCACGCCGTGCCGCAGCGCACCGGGGCCGCGCTGGTCGCGGCGCTGGAGCGGACGGCGACGGCAGCCGGCGCGGACATCCTCACCGAGGCGCTGGTGCGCGAGCTGTGGCTGGATGGCGATCGCATTGCCGGCATCGGCTACGTGCGGCCCGATGGCGGCATGGAACACATCGCCTGCGACGAGGTGGTGCTGGCCTGCAACGGCTTCGGCGGCAACCAGGAGATGGTGCGCGAACTGCTGCCCGAGATGGCGAACGCCGATTACGGCGGCCACGTGGGCAACGACGGCACCGCCATCGCCTGGGGCAAGCAGCTGGGCGCGCGGCTGGCGGACCTGCGCGCCTACCAGGGCCACGGCTCCTGGGTCATCCCGCAGGGCGCCCTGATGACGTGGGCCGTCATCATGGAAGGCGGCGTGCAGATCAACGGGGAGGGCAAGCGCTTCCACGACGAGACGCACGGCTACTCCGAAGCGGCCGTGCACGTGCTGCACCAGCCGGGGCGCGTCGCCTGGAACGTCTTCGACGAGCCGCTGCTTGCGTTGGCCCGCACCTTCCCCGATTTCGTCGAGGCCGAGAAGGCCGGCGCGCTGCGCACCGCGCAGAACGAGGACGAACTGGCCAAGCTGCTTGGCTGCGACCCGCGCGCGCTGCGCGAGACGCTGGCAGGCGTCGCCGCCGGCCGCACCGACGCATTCGGCCGCAGCTTCAAGCGCGCGCTGGCCGCGCCTTTCCATGCGGTCAAGGTGACCGGGGCGCTGTTCCACACCCAAGGCGGCCTGGACATCGACGAGCAGTGCCGTGTGCTGCGCACCGACGGCACGCCGCTGCCCAACCTGGTCGCCGCCGGCGGTGCGGCGCGGGGCGTGTCGGGCAACGACGTGTCCGGTTACCTGTCCGGCAATGGCCTCCTCAGTGCCGTGGGCGGCGGCTGGGTGGCTGCGGGCACCGTCATCGATCGCTTGAAGGCCTGA
- the dnaQ gene encoding DNA polymerase III subunit epsilon produces MRQIVLDTETTGLSAETGDRIIEIGCVELLARKLTGNNKHFYLNPERDSHEDALKVHGISNEFLRDKPKFAAVVDELMEYCAGAEIIIHNASFDIGFLNKELELLGRPPFTGHVSKVTDSLAMAKELFPGKRNSLDALCDRLEVDNSGRTLHGALLDAELLADVYINMTRGQDALLMDVADSGAVGAIVTRVDLRQFTLPVLLANDQEAAEHEDMLKQLDKASGGKTVWRQVPVSTVA; encoded by the coding sequence ATGCGCCAGATCGTCCTCGACACCGAAACCACCGGCCTGTCCGCCGAAACCGGCGACCGCATCATCGAGATCGGCTGCGTGGAGCTGCTGGCCCGCAAGCTGACCGGCAACAACAAGCACTTCTACCTGAACCCGGAGCGCGACTCGCACGAGGACGCGCTGAAGGTGCACGGCATCAGCAACGAGTTCCTGCGGGACAAGCCCAAGTTCGCCGCCGTCGTCGACGAACTGATGGAGTACTGCGCCGGCGCCGAGATCATCATCCACAACGCCTCGTTCGACATCGGCTTCCTGAACAAGGAGCTGGAGCTGCTGGGGCGGCCGCCCTTCACGGGCCACGTGTCCAAGGTGACCGACTCGCTGGCCATGGCCAAGGAGCTGTTCCCGGGCAAGCGCAACAGCCTGGACGCCCTGTGCGACCGGCTGGAAGTGGACAACTCCGGCCGGACTCTGCACGGCGCGCTGCTGGACGCGGAGCTGCTGGCCGACGTCTACATCAACATGACGCGCGGCCAGGACGCGCTGCTGATGGACGTAGCGGATTCCGGCGCCGTGGGCGCCATCGTGACCCGCGTCGACCTGCGCCAGTTCACGCTGCCGGTGCTGCTGGCCAACGACCAGGAAGCGGCCGAACACGAGGACATGCTGAAGCAGTTGGACAAGGCGAGCGGCGGCAAGACAGTCTGGCGTCAGGTCCCTGTTTCAACTGTGGCATAA
- a CDS encoding site-specific integrase encodes MATFAKRTYQTWRVKSEKSGVRQRTFPTEEAALTHARELADAGFSDAKVVAFTSTSWQVRIRTELVGELTKTFKTKAEASQWAKEREGEIAKREFVDYRTADQTTLGQLLQKYESKKLGDKPADHPDKSRVHKLCRHPITRFKMSVIQPSDFATYRDQRLKGEFVERTASGAEIRWDAVKGATVNKELELMARVIALARKEWHLHLARNPASGLLVKRVELTEADERDRRLHTEAMRENLVPSRDRRKSADDEFELDPETDELLAMSQTEQQLLLRAARYPEWFRPRKKVVTVATLRARKKAQEKPRIKTRLRRSAKVWPIISFAIETAMRRGEMLKLRWEYVYLKDGYLLLPGSITKNRKKRLVPLSLRAKRILQTRPRTSEFVFDTTKDTIKKGFERAKQRVNVEDLRVHDLRHEGTSRLFERTSLRSEEIGHITGHNDPRMLKRYYNMRPEEFVQRFQSSFVK; translated from the coding sequence ATGGCTACCTTTGCAAAGCGCACTTACCAAACCTGGCGCGTGAAGTCCGAGAAGTCGGGCGTCCGTCAGCGCACCTTTCCCACCGAGGAAGCCGCACTGACCCATGCGCGTGAACTCGCCGATGCCGGCTTCTCGGATGCGAAGGTCGTGGCGTTTACTTCCACATCGTGGCAGGTGCGCATCCGCACCGAGCTCGTGGGGGAGTTGACCAAGACCTTCAAGACCAAAGCGGAAGCGTCACAGTGGGCCAAGGAGCGGGAAGGAGAGATCGCCAAGCGCGAATTCGTGGACTACCGAACCGCGGACCAAACCACCCTCGGACAGCTGCTGCAGAAGTACGAATCGAAGAAGCTCGGCGACAAGCCTGCTGATCATCCCGACAAAAGTCGGGTGCACAAGCTGTGCCGCCACCCGATCACCAGGTTCAAGATGTCTGTCATCCAGCCGAGTGACTTCGCTACCTATCGCGATCAGCGCCTCAAGGGTGAATTCGTGGAGCGAACGGCATCGGGGGCCGAGATCCGGTGGGACGCGGTCAAAGGGGCAACGGTCAACAAGGAACTGGAGCTGATGGCGCGGGTCATCGCGCTCGCGCGCAAGGAATGGCACCTCCACCTGGCAAGAAATCCCGCATCTGGACTGTTGGTCAAACGCGTCGAGCTCACCGAGGCGGACGAGCGCGACCGCCGGCTGCACACCGAAGCAATGCGGGAGAACCTGGTCCCGTCCCGCGATCGCCGTAAGAGCGCGGACGACGAGTTCGAACTCGACCCCGAGACCGACGAACTGCTGGCGATGAGCCAGACGGAGCAGCAATTGCTGCTGCGGGCTGCCAGGTACCCCGAGTGGTTTCGGCCACGAAAGAAAGTAGTAACGGTGGCCACGTTGCGGGCCCGCAAGAAGGCTCAGGAGAAGCCGCGGATCAAGACCCGCTTGAGGCGCAGCGCGAAGGTGTGGCCGATCATCAGCTTCGCGATCGAAACTGCGATGCGGCGAGGAGAGATGCTCAAGCTTCGCTGGGAGTACGTGTATCTCAAAGACGGTTACCTGTTGCTGCCCGGAAGCATCACCAAAAACCGGAAGAAGCGGCTGGTTCCCCTGAGCCTGCGTGCGAAGCGCATCCTGCAAACCCGCCCGCGTACGTCTGAGTTCGTGTTCGACACCACGAAGGACACGATCAAGAAGGGGTTCGAGCGTGCCAAGCAGCGCGTCAACGTCGAAGACTTGCGCGTGCATGACCTTCGCCATGAGGGCACCAGTCGCCTTTTCGAGCGCACCAGCCTGCGGTCTGAAGAAATTGGGCACATCACGGGTCACAACGATCCGCGCATGCTCAAGCGTTACTACAACATGCGGCCGGAGGAGTTCGTCCAGCGCTTCCAGAGCTCCTTCGTCAAGTGA